A genomic region of Glycine max cultivar Williams 82 chromosome 15, Glycine_max_v4.0, whole genome shotgun sequence contains the following coding sequences:
- the LOC100818828 gene encoding probable histone-arginine methyltransferase 1.3: MLEGGAIMEDSAAQKRKQQEFALASVSEVSSAPSSASPGVALFAGDRLQIRNESHRVALNAHLSDIQLFRLGPIESVCMVEGSEADKQTSYSSGVAIQFRNEEESEAFHCVFQQWKKGFDVQGGNLPNGTDVITSKSKFDEKIEPSSAKMYFHYYGQLLHQQNMLQDYVRTGTYYAAVLENRADFVGRVVVDVGAGSGILSLFAAQAGAKHVYAVEASEMAEYARKLVAGNPILGQRITVIKGKVEDVELPEKADILISEPMGTLLVNERMLESYVIARDRFLIPNGKMFPTVGRIHMAPFSDEYLFVEIANKALFWQQQNYYGVDLTPLHGTAFQGYFSQPVVDAFDPRLLIAAPMFHVLDFTKIKEEELYEIDIPLRFTATVGARLHGLACWFDVLFNGSTARRWLTTAPGSPTTHWYQLRCVLSQPIYVMAGQEITGRMHLIAHTAQSYTIFLTLSAKTWGPGAEQGGILQTSSCKLDLKEPYYRMSQPQAYPLTQDQQPQPFLQTQDIDIQSQDLDEVEIMQQPSPKSCAQIDSLMQNAS; this comes from the exons ATGTTGGAGGGAGGAGCGATAATGGAGGATTCGGCGGCGCAGAAGAGGAAGCAGCAAGAGTTTGCTCTAGCGTCGGTTTCCGAGGTGTCTTCGGCTCCTTCTTCTGCTTCGCCGGGGGTTGCTCTCTTTGCTGGTGACCGTCTTCAAATTAGGAACGAATCTCACCGTGTTGCTCTCAATGCACACCTTTCAGATATTCAg CTATTCAGATTAGGTCCTATTGAATCGGTTTGCATGGTGGAAGGGTCTGAGGCTGACAAACAG ACATCGTATTCCAGTGGAGTCGCTATACAGTTTAGAAATGAGGAAGAGAGTGAGGCCTTCCATTGTGTATTCCAACAATGGAAGAAGGGATTCGATGTTCAAG GAGGAAACTTACCTAATGGAACTGATGTAATAACTTCTAAAAGCAAATTTGATGAAAAGATAGAGCCATCTTCTGcaaaaatgtattttcattATTACGGACAACTTCTGCATCAGCAAAATATGTTGCAGGACTATGTGAGGACAG GAACCTATTATGCTGCAGTTCTTGAGAATCGTGCAGATTTCGTAGGTCGTGTAGTAGTTGATGTTGGTGCTGGTAGCGGCATTTTGTCACTATTTGCTGCCCAG GCTGGTGCAAAACATGTTTATGCCGTGGAAGCATCTGAAATGGCAGAATATGCACGAAaacttgtagctgggaacccaATACTGGGTCAACGAATTACA gttatTAAAGGCAAAGTTGAGGATGTTGAATTGCCAGAGAAAGCTGATATTCTAATCTCTGAGCCCATGG GCACCTTGTTAGTTAACGAAAGAATGCTGGAGTCTTATGTCATTGCCAGAGATAGGTTTCTCATCCCTAATGGGAAAATGTTTCCTACAGTGGGAAG GATTCACATGGCTCCTTTCagtgatgaatatttgtttgttgaaattgcTAATAAG GCCCTGTTTTGGCAGCAGCAAAACTATTATGGTGTTGATTTGACGCCCTTACATGGGACTGCCTTTCAAGGATACTTTTCTCAG CCTGTGGTGGATGCTTTTGATCCAAGGTTGTTAATAGCTGCTCCTATGTTCCATGTGTTAGACTTTACCAAAATAAAG GAAGAAGAGCTGTATGAAATTGACATTCCTCTCAGATTCACAGCCACTGTGGGTGCCAGGCTACATGGGTTGGCATGTTGGTTTGATGTACTGTTCAATGGAAG TACTGCACGAAGGTGGCTTACCACTGCCCCTGGTTCACCTACAACCCACTGGTATCAGTTACGCTGTGTTCTCTCGCAGCCAATATATGTCATGGCAGGACAAGAAATTACTGGCAGGATGCACTTGATTGCTCACACTGCTCAGAGTTATACGATCTTTTTAACATTGTCAG CTAAAACGTGGGGTCCTGGTGCTGAACAAGGAGGGATTCTTCAAACATCATCCTGTAAACTTGATCTGAAAGAACCTTACTATAGAATGTCTCAACCACAAGCTTATCCATTAACCCAAGATCAGCAACCTCAACCGTTTTTACAGACACAG GATATAGACATCCAATCTCAAGATTTGGATGAAGTGGAGATAATGCAACAGCCTTCGCCTAAGTCGTGTGCTCAGATTGACTCCCTCATGCAGAATGCATCATAA
- the LOC100819367 gene encoding uncharacterized protein LOC100819367: protein MALRPIDNALPTTPERPKKQPKVALATQKQQDRAGVNGENIVPLPSSGDATVDYVSSDNLKPLSDPEVKIQSLVEDLDSKNWTKVCESLNDVRRFAMYHSSLLFPILGKIVLVVAKTMRNPRSALCKTAIMAAADIFNAFGDKLHDPEISDAFDGLLLQLLLKASQDKRFVCEEADRALGLMVGSMAPLPLLQKMRVYGSHKNLRVRAKAAVSLSRCVSKMGLQEMEQFGLVELIEVAADLLNDRLPEARDAARSVATSMYEALTKDSEEKMELWQSFCQSKLPPIHALSILKIVKP, encoded by the exons ATGGCACTCAGACCCATCGACAACGCTCTTCCAACAACCCCAGAGAGACCTAAAAAACAACCCAAAGTCGCTCTTGCAACCCAAAAGCAACAAGACCGTGCTGGCGTCAATGGCGAAAACATAGTTCCATTGCCCTCATCTGGGGATGCCACTGTTGACTATGTCTCCTCCGACAACCTTAAGCCCTTGTCGGACCCTGAAGTTAAGATTCAG AGCTTGGTTGAAGATTTGGATtcgaaaaattggacgaaggtTTGTGAGTCGCTGAATGATGTTAGACGCTTCGCGATGTACCACTCCTCTCTTCTGTTCCCCATTTT GGGAAAAATTGTGTTGGTGGTGGCGAAGACAATGAGGAACCCTCGTAGTGCTCTCTGCAAAACTGCTATTATGGCTGCTGCTGATATTTTCAACGCCTTTGGTGACAAGTTGCATGACCCAGAAATCTCCGATGCATTTGATGGCTTG CTGCTACAGCTGCTGCTGAAGGCATCCCAAGACAAAAGGTTTGTGTGTGAAGAAGCTGACAGGGCACTTGGCTTAATGGTTGGTTCCATGGCCCCTCTTCCACTGCTTCAGAAAATGAGGGTATATGGGAGTCACAAAAACCTTAGGGTCAGGGCTAAGGCTGCTGTTTCTCTCTCCAGATGTGTCTCCAAGATG GGGCTTCAAGAAATGGAGCAGTTTGGGTTGGTTGAACTGATTGAAGTGGCAGCTGATTTACTGAATGATAGACTTCCAGAGGCAAGAGATGCAGCGCGAAGTGTTGCAACTTCAATGTATGAAGCACTGACAAAGGACTCGGAAGAGAAGATGGAGCTGTGGCAGAGCTTCTGCCAATCCAAGTTGCCACCAATTCATGctctttcaattttgaaaatagttAAGCCCTAA
- the LOC100780167 gene encoding ABC transporter C family member 14: MSPSFSPSWLTSPSCSTLDIDSSSPTALLIVQWLRFIFLSPCPQRVLLSAVDSIFLLSLLAFAAAKLYSRFTSNATSNSTITKPLLQEKDSDYKVTFWFKLPLLVTTLLAIAYTVLSILAFTQTSLPSWKLIEALFRLFQAVSNIVVAILMVHEKKFKASKHPLSLRIYWIANLVVSCLFATSAIVRLITVDVVKLELSLRVDDIFSLVNLPLSAFLFLVAMKGSTGIQVIRISDVVTTYQSLYTDRTLSPYAYSSFFSKTVWLWMNPLLNKGYKTSLKLEDVPSLPIDFRAEKMSELFHSNWPKPEENSKHPVGLTLLRCFWKHIAFTGFLAVIRLGVMYIGPMLIQSFVDFTSRKDSTPYEGLVLILILYLAKSTEVLSLHHFNFHSQKLGMLIRSSLITSVYKKGLRLSSSSRQAHGTGQIVNHMSVDAQQLADLMMQFHPIWLMPLQVTAALVLIYSNIGVSAFAALLGSSIVFVFTLIRTKRTNSYQFMIMKSRDLRMKATNELLNNMRVIKFQAWEEYFGNKIGKFREAEHGWIGKFLYYFAVNMGVLGSAPLLVTVLTFGSATLLGVPLNAGSVFTITSVIKILQEPVRTFPQALIVISQAMISLGRLNEFLTSKEMDEGAVERVEGCDGDTAVEIKDGEFSWDDADGNVALRVEEMKIKKGDHAAVVGTVGSGKSSLLASVLGEMFKISGKVRVCGSIAYVAQTSWIQNATIQDNILFGLPMNREKYREAIRVCCLEKDLEMMEHGDQTEIGERGINLSGGQKQRVQLARAVYQDCDIYLLDDVLSAVDAQTGSFIFKECIMGALKNKTILLVTHQVDFLHNVDCIMVMREGKIVQSGKYDELLKAGLDFGALVAAHESSMGIAESSDTGGENSAQSPKLARIPSKEKENADEKQPQEQSKSDKASAKLIEDEERETGRVNLKVYKHYFTEAFGWWGVVLMLAMSLAWILSFLASDYWLAIGTAEDSAFPPSTFIIVYACIAGLVCTVVMTRSLLFTYWGLKTSQSFFSGMLESILHAPMSFFDTTPSGRILSRVSTDILWVDISIPMLVNFVMITYFSVISILIVTCQNAWETVFLLIPLFWLNNWYRKYYLASSRELTRLDSITKAPVIHHFSETIAGVMTIRGFRKQTAFCQENIDKVNASLRMDFHNNGANEWLCFRLDYMGVVFLCIATSFMIFLPSAIIKPEYVGLSLSYGLALSSLLAFTISMTCSVENKMVSVERIKQFTNLPSEAPWKIADKTPPQNWPSQGTIVLSNLQVRYRPNTPLVLKGISLTIEGGEKIGVVGRTGSGKSTLIQVLFRLIEPSAGKITVDGINICTVGLHDLRSRFGIIPQEPVLFQGTVRSNVDPLGLYSEEEIWKSLERCQLKDVVAAKPEKLEAPVVDGGDNWSVGQRQLLCLGRIMLKRSKILFMDEATASVDSQTDAVIQKIIREDFADRTIISIAHRIPTVMDCDRVLVIDAGYAKEYDKPSRLLERPSLFGALVKEYSNRSA; the protein is encoded by the exons ATGTCTCCTTCCTTTTCACCTTCTTGGCTAACTTCTCCTTCATGTTCCACTTTGGACATagattcatcttctcctactgCTTTACTCATAGTTCAGTGGTTGAGGTTTATTTTTCTATCTCCATGTCCACAACGAGTGCTTCTTTCAGCTGTTGATTCAATCTTCTTGCTCTCACTCTTAGCCTTTGCAGCAGCTAAACTCTATTCTCGATTCACTTCCAACGCCACCTCCAACTCTACCATCACCAAACCCCTTCTGCAAGAGAAAGACTCTGACTACAAAGTCACCTTCTGGTTCAAACTACCCCTCTTGGTAACCACCCTTTTGGCCATAGCTTACACGGTTCTAAGCATCTTGGCCTTCACTCAAACGAGCCTTCCGTCATGGAAACTCATAGAAGCGCTTTTTCGGCTCTTCCAAGCGGTGTCCAACATAGTGGTGGCGATCCTAATGGTCCACGAGAAAAAGTTCAAAGCTTCTAAGCACCCTTTGTCACTGAGAATCTATTGGATTGCGAACTTGGTGGTTTCGTGCTTGTTTGCCACTTCGGCCATTGTTCGATTGATAACTGTCGATGTAGTGAAATTGGAGCTAAGTTTGAGAGTGGATGACATATTCTCGTTGGTTAATCTTCCACTGTCCGCCTTCCTTTTCCTAGTAGCAATGAAAGGATCAACGGGGATTCAAGTGATTAGAATTTCTGATGTAGTGACAACATATCAGTCCCTTTACACTGACAGAACTTTGAGCCCTTATGCCTATTCTTCGTTCTTCTCCAAAACAGTGTGGCTTTGGATGAACCCTTTGCTGAACAAAGGGTACAAAACATCCCTCAAGCTTGAAGATGTGCCTTCTCTTCCTATTGATTTCAGAGCAGAAAAGATGTCAGAGCTTTTCCATAGCAATTGGCCAAAGCCAGAGGAAAACAGCAAGCACCCGGTTGGACTCACCTTGTTGAGATGCTTCTGGAAACACATAGCATTCACTGGCTTCCTTGCAGTTATAAGGCTTGGAGTTATGTACATTGGTCCAATGCTTATTCAGAGTTTCGTTGATTTCACTTCAAGAAAAGACAGCACCCCCTATGAAGGCCTTGTTCTGATACTGATCCTGTATTTGGCAAAGTCAACTGAAGTCCTCTCTCTGCACCATTTCAATTTCCACTCTCAGAAGCTTGGCATGCTCATTCGTTCCAGCCTAATCACTTCTGTGTATAAGAAGGGTCTGAGATTGTCGAGCTCTTCAAGGCAGGCTCATGGTACTGGCCAGATTGTGAACCACATGTCTGTTGACGCGCAACAGCTCGCGGATTTGATGATGCAGTTTCACCCCATATGGCTGATGCCACTGCAAGTGACTGCAGCTCTGGTCCTTATTTACAGCAACATCGGGGTGTCTGCGTTCGCGGCGCTTCTTGGATCGAgtattgtgtttgttttcacTCTCATTCGGACAAAGAGAACCAACAGCTATCAGTTCATGATAATGAAGAGTCGTGACTTGAGAATGAAGGCAACTAATGAGTTGTTAAACAACATGCGTGTCATCAAGTTCCAAGCGTGGGAGGAATACTTTGGCAACAAGATTGGCAAGTTTCGTGAAGCGGAGCACGGTTGGATTGGGAAATTCTTGTACTATTTTGCTGTTAACATGGGGGTTCTGGGCTCTGCTCCATTGTTGGTCACTGTTCTCACATTTGGAAGTGCTACTCTTCTAGGGGTTCCTCTGAATGCTGGCAGTGTGTTCACAATCACTTCAGTGATCAAGATTCTGCAGGAGCCGGTGAGGACCTTCCCTCAAGCTCTCATCGTGATTTCACAAGCGATGATTTCTCTCGGGAGGCTGAACGAGTTCTTGACGAGCAAGGAAATGGATGAGGGAGCAGTGGAGAGAGTGGAGGGCTGCGACGGTGACACGGCGGTGGAGATCAAGGACGGAGAATTCTCCTGGGATGATGCAGATGGGAATGTGGCTCTGAGAGTTGAAGAGATGAAAATCAAGAAAGGGGACCATGCTGCTGTTGTGGGAACAGTTGGCTCAGGCAAGTCTTCTTTGTTGGCTTCTGTGTTGGGGGAAATGTTCAAGATATCAGGAAAG GTCAGAGTTTGTGGGTCAATAGCCTATGTAGCCCAGACATCATGGATTCAGAATGCAACCATCCAAGACAACATATTGTTTGGTTTACCAATGAACAGAGAGAAGTACAGGGAAGCAATAAGAGTGTGCTGCTTGGAAAAGGATCTTGAAATGATGGAACATGGAGACCAGACTGAGATTGGAGAAAGGGGTATTAACCTCAGTGGTGGCCAGAAGCAACGTGTACAACTTGCTAGAGCTGTATACCAAGACTGTGACATCTATCTCCTTGATGATGTGCTCAGTGCTGTTGATGCCCAAACTggatcatttatttttaag GAATGTATTATGGGAGCCCTAAAAAATAAGACCATTTTACTTGTAACCCATCAAGTTGACTTCTTGCATAACGTTGACTGCATAATG GTAATGCGAGAAGGGAAAATCGTGCAAAGTGGCAAGTATGATGAACTTCTCAAAGCAGGCTTGGATTTTGGTGCACTTGTGGCTGCTCATGAATCCTCTATGGGGATTGCAGAGTCTAGTGATACAGGTGGTGAAAATTCTGCTCAGTCTCCAAAACTGGCTCGCATCCCttcaaaagaaaaggaaaacgcAGATGAAAAGCAACCTCAAGAACAATCCAAGTCAGATAAGGCTTCAGCAAAGCTCATTGAAGACGAGGAAAGGGAAACCGGCCGTGTAAACCTCAAAGTGTATAAACACTATTTCACTGAAGCATTTGGGTGGTGGGGTGTTGTACTGATGCTGGCAATGTCTCTTGCATGGATTTTATCCTTCTTGGCCAGTGACTACTGGCTAGCAATTGGAACTGCAGAAGATAGTGCCTTTCCTCCTTCTACATTCATCATTGTCTATGCTTGCATAGCAGGTCTTGTTTGTACTGTGGTGATGACCAGATCACTCTTATTTACATATTGGGGTCTAAAGACATCTCAAAGCTTTTTCAGTGGAATGCTTGAAAGCATCTTGCATGCACCAATGTCATTCTTTGACACCACTCCCTCTGGCAGAATTTTGAGTCGT GTATCTACTGATATACTTTGGGTTGATATATCAATTCCAATGTTAGTAAACTTCGTCATGATCACGTACTTTTCAGTAATCAGCATCCTCATTGTAACATGCCAAAATGCTTGGGAAACGGTCTTCCTCTTAATCCCTCTGTTCTGGCTGAATAACTGGTATCGG AAATATTACCTTGCATCTTCTCGGGAATTGACTCGCCTTGATTCTATCACCAAAGCTCCTGTGATTCACCACTTTTCAGAAACCATTGCTGGTGTTATGACCATCCGTGGCTTCAGAAAGCAGACCGCATTTTGTCAAGAAAatattgacaaagtcaatgCTAGTCTGAGAATGGATTTCCACAACAATGGTGCTAATGAATGGCTTTGTTTTCGCTTGGACTACATGGGAGTGGTTTTCCTTTGCATTGCCACTAGTTTTATGATCTTTCTGCCAAGTGCTATTATTAAGCCAG AATATGTTGGTTTGTCTTTGTCCTATGGCCTGGCTCTCAGTAGTCTCTTGGCATTTACCATAAGCATGACTTGTTCTGTTGAGAACAAAATGGTTTCAGTTGAGAGAATAAAGCAGTTCACCAACCTTCCCTCAGAAGCTCCATGGAAAATTGCTGATAAAACTCCACCTCAGAATTGGCCCAGTCAAGGCACTATTGTGTTAAGCAATTTGCAG GTTCGGTATCGGCCAAATACTCCTCTGGTTCTCAAGGGAATCTCTCTCACCATTGAAGGAGGAGAAAAGATTGGTGTTGTTGGTCGTACAGGAAGTGGGAAATCAACCCTCATTCAGGTGTTATTTAGGTTGATTGAGCCTTCAGCTGGGAAAATAACTGTTGATGGAATCAACATTTGCACTGTGGGCCTTCATGATCTGAGGTCTAGATTTGGAATTATTCCTCAAGAGCCTGTCCTCTTTCAAGGAACAGTACGAAGCAATGTTGACCCCCTTGGACTGTATTCAGAAGAAGAAATTTGGAAG